A region from the Oncorhynchus tshawytscha isolate Ot180627B linkage group LG26, Otsh_v2.0, whole genome shotgun sequence genome encodes:
- the si:ch211-67e16.3 gene encoding uncharacterized protein si:ch211-67e16.3 encodes MRIRLLSVAAWLFTLLCPSHEVQVMQPENRTLNPDGTVSITCSYTDTDELFVIDARLNRLNNMVCQVNNSHMADCTYMKVTWNQYKFTLHNLKAEDIGGLFQCEFSLSSTVTMKPIKTVKGKHATKLLPGLAGDAPVLVCPSPLPESPEADLIDQLKWIVIGLSVLLCFYSFTITFFYIRLRVLRSEELYDSLTYVPMQPNQTQPTTGRGNINSTYMDMRKVPVGVRGSRSINHNSQLIC; translated from the exons ATGAGAATCAGACTCCTCTCTGTGGCTGCCTGGCTCTTTACCCTTCTCTGCCCCAGCCACG aGGTTCAGGTGATGCAGCCTGAGAACAGGACACTCAACCCCGACGGTACTGTCTCCATCACCTGTAGTTACACAGACACAGATGAGCTCTTTGTCATTGACGCCAGGCTGAACAGACTCAATAACATGGTCTGTCAG gtgaATAACAGTCACATGGCTGACTGCACCTACATGAAGGTGACATGGAACCAGTACAAGTTCACATTACACAACTTAAAGGCTGAGGACATCGGTGGTCTGTTCCAGTGTGAGTTCTCCTTGTCATCTACTGTTACCATGAAACCCATCAAAACTGTAAAGGGGAAACACGCCACCAAACTGCTGCCAG GACTAGCAGGAGATGCTCCTGTCCTCGTGTGTCCTTCCCCTCTACCCGAGTCCCCTGAGGCTGACCTGATTGACCAACTGAAGTGGATTGTGATTGGCCTGTCTGTGTTGCTCTGcttctacagcttcaccatcACCTTCTTCTATATCAGGCTGAGG GTCCTTCGATCTGAGGAGCTGTATGATTCGCTGACATACGTCCCCATGCAG CCTAATCAGACCCAACCTACG ACGGGAAGAGGGAACATTAACTCAACCTACATGGATATGAGGAAGGTACCAGTTGGAGTGAGAGGCTCACGATCCATCAACCACAATTCCCAACTCATTTGTTGA